A region of Nostoc sp. 'Peltigera membranacea cyanobiont' N6 DNA encodes the following proteins:
- a CDS encoding HEAT repeat domain-containing protein: MSNQQEQYNIAFLVQQLCTSQDNAVLKQTAKHLGFIGANNPNVIAALIHVVRTTIDEPTRWAVIQSLSEIGTDNNDVIQILIEQLNTARIPTRRIAAQNLAKIAVGNQYAITNLISLAQITEEEHTRQYIAYSLGFIGKGNREAVNALIDLTYKSSDEYTHNLCIDAFRNLDEWNKDIIDALIHIDKTADFYARFKMSRMLKEKGYTSYSSFRLLLEQMKEENNQTE, encoded by the coding sequence ATGAGTAACCAGCAAGAACAATACAATATTGCTTTTCTCGTTCAGCAACTATGCACAAGTCAAGATAACGCTGTTCTCAAACAGACTGCTAAACATTTGGGATTTATTGGTGCTAATAACCCGAATGTAATAGCTGCCTTGATTCATGTAGTACGTACCACAATTGATGAACCAACACGCTGGGCAGTAATTCAAAGTTTGAGCGAAATTGGTACTGATAATAATGATGTTATCCAAATTCTGATTGAGCAACTCAACACTGCTCGTATACCTACCCGCAGGATAGCAGCTCAGAACTTGGCAAAAATTGCTGTTGGTAATCAATATGCAATTACTAATCTAATAAGTTTGGCACAAATAACTGAAGAAGAACATACTCGCCAGTATATTGCTTATAGTTTAGGATTTATTGGAAAAGGTAATAGAGAGGCTGTTAATGCTCTAATTGATTTAACCTATAAAAGTTCCGATGAATATACTCACAACTTATGCATTGATGCTTTTAGAAATCTTGATGAGTGGAATAAAGATATAATTGACGCTTTAATTCATATAGACAAAACAGCAGATTTTTATGCTCGTTTCAAAATGAGTCGAATGTTAAAAGAAAAAGGCTATACTTCGTATTCTTCATTTCGTCTATTGTTAGAACAAATGAAAGAAGAAAATAACCAAACTGAATAA
- a CDS encoding putative toxin-antitoxin system toxin component, PIN family, producing the protein MVCPRVVIDTNIIISALIFGGRVSRLRLAWQDDLFTPLVSKATTTELIRVLAYPKFKLTPTEQEDLLSDYILFCEAVAMPDRLPVIPECRDPFDVPFLLLAVVSEADYLMTGDRDLLSLKDNFSCPIITAEDFLNVIDGQSP; encoded by the coding sequence ATGGTTTGTCCACGGGTGGTAATTGATACTAATATCATCATCTCGGCGCTGATATTTGGGGGCAGAGTATCTAGGCTTCGTTTGGCATGGCAGGACGACCTCTTCACTCCACTGGTTTCTAAAGCGACAACAACTGAGTTAATCCGAGTGCTGGCTTATCCAAAGTTTAAGCTCACGCCAACTGAGCAAGAAGATTTACTATCGGATTACATACTCTTTTGTGAAGCTGTAGCGATGCCCGACCGCTTGCCTGTAATTCCTGAATGTCGCGATCCGTTTGATGTGCCTTTTTTACTTTTGGCTGTGGTCAGTGAGGCTGATTATCTCATGACCGGCGATCGCGATTTACTCAGTCTAAAAGATAATTTTTCTTGCCCAATTATCACGGCTGAAGATTTTCTAAATGTTATTGATGGTCAGTCACCCTAA
- a CDS encoding SH3 domain-containing protein, with the protein MLSGLTKFILGFFLAIAVLVGGGVAVALYFMNRTGIPPAKPVFSNDSPSVKAQAPKGTQPGGAKPSLTPGTSTKSSPTSTPTESPKATPSPKPLPSGAYRGRVSWAEGLSLRSQPNQEAEKIGGVAFNQKIIILSESEDKAWQKIRLEGSEQEGWVKAGNTEKVDEQQPEKPEQ; encoded by the coding sequence ATGTTGTCTGGCTTAACAAAATTTATACTTGGGTTTTTCTTAGCGATCGCTGTATTGGTAGGTGGCGGCGTTGCAGTTGCACTCTATTTCATGAATCGCACCGGCATACCTCCTGCCAAACCCGTTTTTTCCAACGATAGCCCCTCGGTAAAAGCCCAAGCTCCAAAAGGAACTCAGCCTGGAGGAGCTAAACCCAGCCTAACACCTGGGACATCTACTAAATCGTCTCCAACCTCCACTCCCACAGAATCACCAAAGGCTACCCCATCACCAAAACCATTGCCATCGGGAGCTTACCGAGGGCGTGTTAGTTGGGCTGAAGGCTTGAGTTTGCGATCGCAACCAAATCAAGAAGCTGAAAAAATTGGTGGGGTTGCTTTTAATCAAAAAATTATTATTTTGTCAGAAAGCGAGGACAAAGCTTGGCAAAAGATCCGTTTGGAAGGTAGCGAACAAGAAGGTTGGGTGAAAGCAGGTAATACTGAAAAAGTTGATGAACAACAGCCTGAAAAACCAGAGCAATAA
- a CDS encoding YceD family protein, with translation MDAIYIPQLTKAPERTEEVQVEEFLPGLETLTPVRGHVRVQHNGTYLEVSAQAETIITCTCNRCLQQYNRRLGLDTKEIIWLDEAANQVNDLPLEREVVMEELLETLPPDGYFSPNEWLYEQMCLAVPLRQLCSRNCPGIPVISTVESSDSSETPVDNRWASLEALKKQLPG, from the coding sequence ATGGACGCAATTTATATTCCGCAGCTAACGAAAGCCCCGGAGCGGACAGAGGAAGTTCAAGTTGAGGAATTTCTGCCTGGTCTGGAAACGTTGACACCAGTTCGCGGTCATGTGCGCGTGCAGCATAATGGCACTTACTTGGAAGTGTCCGCTCAGGCAGAAACAATTATTACTTGTACCTGCAATCGCTGCTTACAGCAATACAATCGCCGCTTAGGGCTTGATACCAAAGAAATCATCTGGTTAGATGAAGCTGCAAATCAAGTAAATGACTTGCCCTTAGAGCGGGAAGTGGTTATGGAAGAGTTGCTTGAAACCCTTCCACCCGATGGTTATTTTTCTCCTAACGAATGGCTGTATGAGCAGATGTGTTTAGCAGTACCTCTGCGCCAGCTGTGCAGTAGGAATTGTCCAGGTATTCCTGTAATTAGTACTGTTGAGAGTTCTGATAGTTCTGAAACTCCAGTTGATAACCGTTGGGCTTCTCTGGAAGCACTGAAAAAGCAACTTCCGGGCTAA
- a CDS encoding SMI1/KNR4 family protein, with protein MKTFDWESRIREWSRQRIEALEEYEQEELSPEVIEYGSLGYPGATEEQISAEEARLGVTFPPSYREFLKVSNGLHSTSEYGIKFSSVEEIQWYILGKEISIDDLIELHQHLEPVPDEEYFIYGDEQSYSRVEHLQTCLEISTEDYPMIFLLNPQVITSDGEWEAWYYDSKYGDAQRYPSFGQMMEEILNDPEFLG; from the coding sequence ATGAAGACTTTTGACTGGGAAAGTCGTATTAGAGAATGGAGCCGTCAGCGAATAGAAGCGCTCGAAGAGTATGAGCAGGAAGAGTTGTCTCCAGAAGTTATTGAATATGGATCTTTAGGCTATCCAGGTGCAACTGAAGAGCAAATCTCTGCTGAGGAAGCTAGATTAGGTGTAACCTTTCCGCCTTCTTACAGAGAGTTTCTCAAAGTTTCCAATGGGTTGCATTCTACTTCAGAGTATGGCATCAAATTTTCTTCAGTTGAAGAAATTCAGTGGTATATTTTAGGCAAAGAAATCTCTATAGATGATTTGATAGAACTGCACCAGCATTTGGAACCAGTACCAGATGAAGAATACTTTATTTACGGTGATGAGCAATCTTATAGTCGCGTAGAACATCTACAAACGTGTCTAGAAATTAGTACTGAAGACTATCCGATGATTTTTTTACTTAATCCTCAAGTTATTACAAGTGATGGTGAGTGGGAAGCTTGGTATTATGATTCTAAATATGGAGACGCACAAAGATATCCATCTTTTGGTCAAATGATGGAAGAAATATTAAACGATCCAGAATTTTTAGGATAA
- a CDS encoding AbrB/MazE/SpoVT family DNA-binding domain-containing protein — translation MLAKLTSKNQLTLPKSITREIGEAEYFEVKVEGGQIILTPVKIQRADAVRSKLADLGLSEQDVADAVAWARQS, via the coding sequence ATGCTCGCCAAGTTAACTTCTAAAAATCAACTAACGCTGCCTAAAAGTATTACTCGTGAAATCGGTGAGGCTGAGTATTTTGAGGTAAAGGTGGAGGGGGGGCAAATTATTCTGACTCCTGTAAAAATTCAGAGGGCTGATGCAGTTCGATCTAAGCTGGCGGATTTAGGACTGAGTGAGCAAGATGTGGCTGATGCAGTGGCTTGGGCGCGTCAATCGTAA
- a CDS encoding AAA family ATPase: MNFREEFKLLLRARYPLIYIPTYEEERVEAAIREEATNQGNRPVYTWDFVDGYQGNPNDVGFGRRNPLQALEFIEKLPASAPAVLILRDYHRFLDDVAIARKLRNLSRLLKSQPKNIVLLSPRIAIPDDLTEVLTVVEFPLPAAPEIKTEVERLLQSTGNSLSGQVLDDLVRSCQGLSMERIRRVLAKAIATHGELQPEDVDLVLEEKRQTIRQTQILDFYPATEQISDIGGLDNLKDWLIRRGGSFTDKARQYGLPHPRGLMLVGIQGTGKSLTAKAIAHHWHLPLLRLDVGRLFGGLVGESESRTRQMIQVAEALAPCILWIDEIDKAFAGVGSKGDAGTASRVFGTFINWLAEKSSPVFVVATANDIQALPPEMLRKGRFDEIFFVGLPTQEERKAIYDVHLSRLRPHNLKSYDIERLAYETPDFSGAEIEQTLIEAMHIGFSQNRDFATDDILEAASQIIPLARTAVEQIQQLQEWAAAGRARLASKHNPLSDRLRRTT, from the coding sequence ATGAACTTCCGTGAAGAGTTTAAACTGCTGCTACGTGCCCGCTACCCTTTAATTTATATTCCCACATACGAAGAGGAGCGGGTAGAAGCAGCTATCCGGGAAGAAGCCACCAACCAGGGTAATCGCCCAGTGTATACTTGGGATTTTGTCGATGGCTACCAGGGAAACCCCAATGATGTTGGGTTTGGACGACGTAACCCGTTACAAGCTTTAGAATTTATCGAAAAATTACCAGCTTCCGCACCTGCGGTATTGATTTTACGAGATTATCATCGCTTTTTAGATGATGTAGCGATCGCTCGCAAACTCCGCAATCTCTCCCGACTCCTCAAGTCGCAACCAAAAAATATTGTCCTACTATCGCCACGCATCGCCATTCCTGACGATTTAACCGAAGTTCTGACAGTCGTCGAGTTTCCCTTACCCGCCGCCCCAGAAATTAAAACTGAGGTAGAACGCTTACTACAAAGTACTGGTAACTCACTTTCTGGCCAAGTTTTAGATGACTTGGTGCGTTCTTGTCAAGGGCTTTCAATGGAAAGGATTCGTCGGGTTTTGGCAAAAGCGATCGCAACCCACGGAGAATTGCAACCAGAAGACGTGGATCTGGTTTTGGAAGAAAAGCGCCAAACTATCCGCCAAACCCAAATCCTGGACTTCTACCCCGCCACTGAGCAAATTTCTGATATTGGCGGACTAGATAACTTGAAAGATTGGCTGATTCGTCGGGGAGGATCATTTACTGATAAGGCACGACAGTACGGATTACCGCACCCCCGTGGTTTAATGTTGGTGGGTATTCAGGGAACTGGTAAATCTTTAACAGCAAAAGCGATCGCTCATCATTGGCATTTACCCTTGCTACGTCTGGATGTGGGCAGGTTATTTGGTGGTTTGGTGGGTGAATCAGAATCTCGGACTCGGCAAATGATCCAAGTCGCTGAAGCCCTCGCTCCCTGTATTTTGTGGATTGATGAAATAGATAAAGCCTTTGCCGGAGTTGGTAGCAAAGGTGATGCAGGAACAGCCAGCCGAGTGTTTGGTACTTTTATTAACTGGCTAGCCGAAAAAAGTTCACCCGTGTTTGTTGTCGCCACCGCCAACGACATCCAAGCTTTACCGCCGGAAATGCTCCGTAAGGGGCGATTTGATGAAATTTTCTTTGTGGGATTGCCCACCCAAGAAGAGAGAAAAGCAATTTATGATGTTCATTTATCCCGATTGCGTCCCCATAACTTGAAAAGTTATGACATCGAAAGGTTAGCTTATGAAACGCCCGATTTTTCTGGGGCAGAGATTGAGCAAACTTTAATTGAAGCGATGCATATTGGATTTAGCCAAAACCGCGACTTTGCTACCGACGATATTTTAGAAGCAGCTAGTCAAATTATCCCGTTGGCGCGAACTGCTGTAGAGCAAATTCAGCAACTCCAAGAATGGGCGGCGGCTGGGAGAGCGCGTTTAGCATCGAAACACAATCCTTTAAGCGATCGCCTCCGGCGCACTACGTGA
- a CDS encoding peptidoglycan-binding domain-containing protein — translation MRLLSVALITGLLSIAGQALALQKIGSNGPEVSSSQRCLKKLGYFNGPVTGKFAALTQNAAIKFQQANRIPADGVIGVNTQQALQRACQSRTAGRNNSTASRRRSPPQASPSGQYPVLSQGKTGAAVTRLQQRLRQLGYLNANPTGNFGPKTRDATIKFQRNYGIAANGIVNQQTWNALLGSSPTQARTSLSTQQVRELQVRLRQLGYFNTNPTGTIGPVTRNAVSKFQQNNRLPVDGIANAQVLEAVRRVSTGGSITQQPSRDYLTVGDRGDNVTLVQERLSQLGFSNTNPDGFFSDYTRDTVIAFQQYSRINATGNVDWATWQALGLNSSTGGNYTEANSYASTPNNDYVAPQTYRSVLPPSSGYVVPVNNGNTLVASNPYRVIVPISSNDTLSKVQQYIPDAITEQSHLGDYVNAGAFSDRAQAETLTKKLRSLGLDARVKYN, via the coding sequence ATGCGTCTTTTATCTGTGGCACTGATTACAGGGCTTCTGAGTATAGCTGGGCAAGCTTTAGCACTTCAGAAAATCGGAAGTAATGGGCCGGAAGTTAGCAGTAGCCAGAGATGTTTAAAAAAATTAGGCTACTTTAACGGCCCTGTTACAGGTAAGTTTGCTGCTTTGACTCAAAATGCTGCGATCAAATTTCAGCAAGCAAACAGAATACCTGCTGATGGGGTTATAGGTGTTAATACGCAACAGGCTTTACAACGAGCATGTCAAAGTAGAACTGCTGGTAGGAATAATAGTACCGCATCGCGTAGGCGCAGCCCACCGCAGGCATCGCCAAGTGGCCAATATCCTGTTCTCTCTCAAGGCAAAACTGGTGCAGCCGTGACAAGGTTACAACAGCGTCTGCGGCAGTTAGGTTACTTGAATGCTAATCCCACTGGAAATTTTGGCCCAAAGACTAGAGATGCTACGATCAAATTCCAGCGAAATTATGGGATAGCTGCTAACGGGATTGTGAATCAACAAACTTGGAACGCACTGCTAGGTTCGTCTCCAACTCAAGCCAGAACCAGTCTCTCTACCCAACAAGTCAGAGAACTACAAGTGCGGTTGCGGCAGTTAGGTTATTTTAATACTAATCCCACTGGGACTATTGGCCCGGTAACTAGAAATGCTGTGAGCAAATTCCAGCAAAATAATCGCCTACCTGTAGATGGCATTGCCAATGCTCAAGTTTTGGAGGCAGTGCGTAGAGTCTCTACAGGCGGATCTATTACTCAACAACCGAGCAGAGATTATCTGACTGTAGGCGATCGCGGAGATAATGTCACATTAGTTCAAGAGCGTTTATCGCAGTTGGGTTTCTCTAATACCAATCCTGATGGCTTTTTCAGCGATTACACCAGAGATACTGTGATTGCATTCCAGCAATATTCTCGAATTAATGCTACTGGAAATGTAGATTGGGCAACTTGGCAAGCATTAGGTTTGAATAGCTCAACTGGGGGTAATTATACTGAAGCTAATAGTTATGCATCAACTCCTAATAATGACTATGTAGCACCTCAAACTTATCGCTCTGTATTACCTCCTAGTAGTGGTTATGTGGTACCTGTTAACAATGGCAACACATTAGTTGCTAGTAATCCTTACAGAGTAATAGTGCCAATTTCCAGTAATGATACTCTGAGTAAAGTGCAACAATATATACCTGATGCCATCACAGAGCAATCCCATCTAGGGGATTATGTGAATGCTGGAGCATTTAGCGATCGCGCCCAAGCCGAAACCCTAACTAAAAAGCTCCGCTCATTAGGTTTGGATGCACGGGTAAAATATAATTAG